One Orrella dioscoreae genomic window carries:
- the thiE gene encoding thiamine phosphate synthase, which translates to MTDIPHAAPPSPATPATRLPRGLYGITPEWDDTDRLLAAIRAAARGGLRTLQLRRKTVSLPFKHQQAIAVRDVCRELGVVFILNDHWRLAQELGADGVHLGREDGDLALVRQSVGDSLLIGASCYDDIGRARDLLDAGADYIAFGAVHPSPTKPQAVRAPLSLLGEARTLTDALPAPRPAVVAIGGITPDNAGAVAEAGADALALISGLFEAPDVEAAARACSALYTQA; encoded by the coding sequence ATGACCGATATCCCCCACGCCGCCCCGCCTTCCCCCGCCACGCCGGCCACCCGCCTGCCCCGCGGCCTGTATGGCATCACCCCCGAGTGGGACGACACCGACCGCCTGCTGGCCGCCATCCGCGCCGCCGCCCGCGGCGGCCTGCGCACGCTGCAATTGCGTCGCAAGACCGTCTCGCTCCCCTTCAAGCATCAGCAGGCCATCGCCGTGCGCGACGTGTGCCGCGAGCTGGGCGTGGTCTTCATCCTGAACGACCACTGGCGCCTGGCGCAGGAACTGGGCGCCGACGGCGTGCACCTGGGCCGAGAAGACGGCGATCTGGCGCTGGTGCGCCAGAGCGTGGGCGACAGCCTGCTCATCGGCGCATCCTGCTATGACGACATCGGCCGCGCGCGCGACCTGCTGGATGCGGGCGCCGACTACATCGCCTTCGGCGCGGTCCATCCCTCTCCCACCAAGCCGCAGGCCGTGCGCGCGCCGCTGTCGCTGCTGGGCGAAGCCCGCACGCTGACCGATGCGCTGCCCGCGCCCCGCCCGGCCGTCGTCGCCATCGGCGGCATCACGCCCGATAACGCCGGGGCCGTCGCCGAGGCCGGCGCCGACGCGCTGGCGCTCATCAGCGGGCTGTTCGAGGCGCCGGACGTCGAAGCCGCCGCGCGCGCCTGCTCCGCCCTGTACACGCAGGCCTGA
- a CDS encoding YqgE/AlgH family protein has protein sequence MTASKEPVADNGPTPVGVAIDLSNQFLLAMPGMVEGSLAGTLIYVCEHTERGALGLVINRPTDLTLGSLFERIDMKLEIMPARDAPVFFGGPVQTDRGFVLHAPPGDYTSSIRLGELALTTSRDVLQAVADGNGPPRMLVTLGYAGWGAGQLESELSQNAWLSMSSDQGIIFDVAPEERYPAALKLLGIDPVMLSGGAGHA, from the coding sequence ATGACAGCAAGCAAAGAACCCGTCGCCGACAACGGCCCGACGCCGGTTGGCGTTGCCATCGACTTGTCCAACCAGTTCCTGCTCGCCATGCCCGGCATGGTCGAAGGCAGCCTGGCCGGCACGCTCATCTACGTCTGCGAACACACCGAGCGCGGGGCGCTGGGCCTGGTCATCAACCGGCCCACCGACCTGACGCTGGGTTCGCTCTTCGAACGCATCGACATGAAGCTGGAGATCATGCCCGCGCGCGACGCGCCGGTGTTCTTCGGCGGACCGGTGCAGACGGACCGGGGCTTCGTGCTGCATGCGCCGCCGGGCGACTACACCTCCAGCATCCGCCTCGGAGAGCTCGCGCTCACCACCTCGCGCGATGTGCTGCAGGCCGTGGCCGACGGCAACGGCCCGCCCCGCATGCTGGTCACCCTGGGTTATGCGGGCTGGGGCGCGGGCCAGCTCGAAAGCGAGTTGTCGCAGAACGCCTGGCTGAGCATGTCCTCCGACCAGGGCATCATCTTCGACGTGGCGCCGGAAGAGCGCTACCCGGCTGCCCTGAAGCTGCTGGGCATCGATCCGGTCATGCTGTCGGGTGGCGCCGGGCATGCCTGA
- a CDS encoding rubredoxin, with translation MKTWMCLICGWVYEEEAGLPEEGIAPGTRWEDVPPNWVCPECGARKEDFELMEI, from the coding sequence ATGAAAACCTGGATGTGTCTGATCTGTGGCTGGGTCTACGAAGAAGAAGCAGGCCTGCCCGAGGAGGGCATCGCTCCCGGCACCCGCTGGGAAGACGTGCCGCCGAACTGGGTCTGTCCCGAATGCGGCGCGCGCAAGGAAGATTTCGAGCTGATGGAAATCTGA
- a CDS encoding dihydroorotase, translating into MKLHIKGGRLIDPANDIDRVCDLYVAGGRVVGVGEIPAGFEASRTLDAAGLAVLPGLVDLAARLREPGFEYRATLESEMQAALAGGVTSLVQPPDTDPPLDEPGLVEMLKHRARQLNQAHLYPLGAMTVGLKGEVVTEMAELTEAGCVAFSQADQAVTDTGVLLRTMQYAHTFGYVLWLRPQDPWLARGGVAASGAYASRLGLSGVPVQAETIALNTLFDLQRVSGARLHLCRISSAAGVDLVRQAKREGLPVTCDVSANHVHLTDVDIGYYDSNFRVEPPLRGQRDRDGLRAGLLDGTIDAICSDHTPVDDDGKLLPFAEAEAGATGLELLLSLTIKWAEDAGVPLKQALARVTSEPAGILAAGAPALPPCGRLGVGAPADFCLVDLDARWKVGRDTLLSQSHHTPFHGMVLQGRVKSTVVGGRVVWEAAA; encoded by the coding sequence ATGAAATTGCACATCAAGGGCGGCCGGCTGATCGATCCGGCCAATGACATCGACCGTGTCTGCGACCTCTACGTGGCCGGGGGCCGCGTGGTGGGCGTGGGCGAGATACCCGCCGGCTTCGAGGCGAGCCGCACGCTGGACGCCGCCGGACTGGCCGTGCTGCCGGGCCTGGTCGACCTGGCCGCACGCCTGCGCGAGCCTGGCTTCGAGTATCGCGCCACGCTGGAGTCCGAAATGCAGGCCGCGCTGGCCGGCGGCGTGACGAGCCTCGTGCAGCCGCCCGACACCGATCCCCCGCTCGACGAGCCGGGCCTGGTCGAAATGCTCAAGCACCGCGCGCGCCAATTGAACCAGGCGCACCTGTATCCGCTGGGCGCCATGACCGTGGGCCTGAAGGGCGAGGTCGTCACCGAGATGGCCGAGCTGACCGAGGCGGGCTGCGTGGCCTTCTCGCAGGCGGACCAGGCCGTGACCGACACCGGCGTGCTGCTGCGCACCATGCAATACGCGCACACCTTCGGCTATGTGCTGTGGCTGCGTCCGCAGGATCCGTGGCTGGCGCGCGGCGGCGTGGCCGCCAGCGGCGCCTATGCCTCGCGCCTGGGCCTGTCGGGCGTGCCGGTGCAGGCTGAAACCATTGCGCTGAACACCTTGTTCGACCTGCAGCGCGTCAGCGGCGCACGCCTGCACCTGTGCCGCATCTCCAGCGCCGCGGGCGTGGACCTGGTGCGCCAGGCCAAGCGCGAAGGCCTGCCCGTGACCTGCGACGTCTCGGCCAACCACGTGCACCTGACCGACGTGGATATCGGCTATTACGACAGCAATTTCCGCGTCGAGCCGCCGCTGCGCGGCCAGCGCGACCGTGACGGCCTGCGCGCCGGGCTGCTGGACGGCACCATCGATGCCATCTGCTCGGACCACACGCCGGTGGACGACGATGGCAAGCTGCTGCCGTTCGCCGAGGCGGAAGCCGGCGCCACGGGCCTGGAGCTGCTGCTGTCGCTGACCATCAAGTGGGCCGAAGACGCAGGCGTGCCGCTCAAGCAGGCGTTGGCGCGCGTCACCAGCGAGCCTGCCGGCATCCTGGCCGCTGGCGCCCCGGCGTTGCCGCCTTGCGGCCGCCTGGGCGTGGGCGCGCCGGCGGATTTCTGCCTGGTCGATCTCGATGCGCGCTGGAAGGTGGGCCGTGACACGCTGCTCAGCCAGAGCCACCACACGCCGTTCCACGGCATGGTGCTGCAGGGGCGCGTGAAGAGCACGGTGGTGGGCGGCCGCGTCGTCTGGGAAGCGGCTGCGTGA
- a CDS encoding aspartate carbamoyltransferase catalytic subunit yields MNNPQLNRHGELTHLLTTEGLPRDVLTHILDTAETFVPLAERDVKKVPLLRGKSVFNLFFENSTRTRTTFEIAAKRLSADVFNLNINASSAAKGESLLDTIANLSAMQADLFVVRHQASGAPHLIARHVAPHVHVVNAGDGRHAHPTQALLDMYTIRHFKKDFSNLTVAIVGDILHSRVARSDIHALTTLGVAEVRAIGPLTLLPGGLEQMGVRVFTDMSAGLKGVDVIIMLRLQSERMRGALLPSSHEYFKHYGLTREKLALAKPDAIVMHPGPMNRGVEIDSAVADGEQAVILKQVTFGIAVRMAVMSIVAGASA; encoded by the coding sequence ATGAATAACCCTCAGCTCAACCGGCATGGCGAGCTGACGCACCTGCTGACCACCGAAGGCCTGCCCCGCGACGTGCTGACGCACATCCTGGACACGGCCGAGACCTTCGTGCCGCTGGCCGAGCGCGACGTCAAGAAGGTGCCGCTCCTGCGCGGCAAGAGCGTATTCAACCTGTTCTTCGAGAACTCGACCCGTACCCGCACCACGTTCGAGATCGCGGCCAAGCGCCTGTCGGCCGACGTGTTCAACCTGAACATCAATGCCTCCTCGGCCGCCAAGGGAGAGTCGCTGCTGGACACCATCGCCAACCTGTCGGCGATGCAGGCGGACCTCTTCGTCGTGCGCCACCAGGCCAGCGGCGCGCCGCACCTGATCGCGCGCCACGTCGCGCCGCACGTGCACGTGGTCAATGCCGGCGACGGCCGCCATGCCCACCCGACGCAGGCGCTGCTGGACATGTACACGATCCGGCACTTCAAGAAAGATTTCTCCAACCTGACCGTAGCCATCGTGGGCGACATCCTGCACTCGCGGGTGGCGCGTTCCGATATCCATGCGCTGACCACGCTGGGCGTGGCGGAAGTCCGCGCCATCGGGCCGCTGACGCTGCTGCCGGGCGGCCTGGAACAGATGGGCGTGCGCGTCTTCACCGACATGAGCGCGGGCCTGAAGGGCGTGGACGTGATCATCATGCTGCGCCTGCAAAGCGAGCGCATGCGCGGCGCGCTGCTGCCGTCCTCGCACGAGTACTTCAAGCACTACGGCCTGACGCGCGAGAAGCTGGCCCTGGCCAAGCCCGACGCCATCGTCATGCACCCCGGCCCCATGAACCGGGGCGTGGAGATCGACTCCGCCGTGGCCGATGGCGAGCAGGCCGTGATCCTGAAGCAGGTCACCTTCGGCATCGCGGTGCGCATGGCTGTCATGAGCATCGTGGCGGGCGCCAGCGCCTGA
- the pyrR gene encoding bifunctional pyr operon transcriptional regulator/uracil phosphoribosyltransferase PyrR, with translation MSHTPPVYTPDALPDAETLYASLREAVRRELAALPAGAVHLVGIHSGGAWLAERLQADLGLPGKPGTLDISFYRDDFDRIGLHSQVQPSDIPFVVADAHLIVVDDVLFTGRTIRAAMNELFDYGRPASIRLAVLLDRGGRELPVAACAVGARVEPAPDGSLVLTRQEDGSFALALEKETDDE, from the coding sequence ATGTCCCATACGCCTCCCGTCTATACCCCCGACGCCCTGCCTGACGCCGAAACCCTCTACGCCAGCCTGCGTGAAGCTGTGCGCCGCGAGCTGGCTGCGCTGCCCGCCGGCGCTGTCCACCTGGTCGGCATCCACTCCGGCGGCGCCTGGCTCGCCGAGCGCCTGCAGGCCGACCTGGGCCTGCCCGGCAAGCCCGGCACCCTGGACATCAGCTTCTATCGCGACGATTTCGACCGCATCGGCCTGCATTCCCAGGTGCAGCCTTCGGACATCCCCTTCGTGGTGGCCGACGCGCACCTGATCGTGGTCGACGACGTGCTCTTCACCGGCCGCACCATCCGCGCCGCCATGAACGAACTGTTCGACTACGGCCGCCCCGCCTCGATCCGGCTGGCGGTCCTGCTCGACCGTGGCGGACGTGAACTGCCTGTTGCTGCCTGCGCCGTGGGCGCGCGGGTGGAGCCGGCTCCGGACGGCAGCCTCGTGCTGACCCGCCAGGAAGACGGCAGCTTTGCCCTCGCCCTCGAAAAGGAAACGGACGATGAATAA
- a CDS encoding symmetrical bis(5'-nucleosyl)-tetraphosphatase yields the protein MSSPDIWMIGDVQGCCGPLDALLEQPELTADPAARYWFAGDLINRGPQSLATLRRIRDMEERSVSILGNHDLHLLAAAAGVRRPGKNDTIDEILDAPDADELIDWLRYRPLAHYQHDHLMVHAGVLAKWDVAKTLSLAGEVQDALRSANWKKRLQKMYGNEPVHWKDGFEGAKRLRVIINALTRMRLCTAKGLMDFTAKALPGDPPPGLMPWFDVPKRATRDVTVVFGHWSTLGLLLRDDVICLDSGCVWGGQLTAVRLQDRRVVQVKCSQFQDPGKD from the coding sequence ATGAGCAGTCCCGACATCTGGATGATCGGCGATGTGCAAGGGTGTTGCGGTCCGCTGGACGCCCTGCTTGAGCAACCTGAACTCACGGCCGACCCGGCTGCCCGCTACTGGTTCGCGGGCGACCTGATCAACCGGGGCCCCCAATCGCTCGCCACCCTGCGCCGCATCCGCGACATGGAGGAACGCTCCGTCTCCATCCTGGGCAACCACGACCTGCACCTGCTGGCCGCCGCCGCCGGCGTGCGCCGGCCCGGCAAGAACGACACGATCGACGAGATCCTGGACGCGCCCGACGCCGATGAACTGATCGACTGGCTGCGTTACCGGCCCCTGGCGCATTACCAGCATGACCATCTGATGGTCCATGCGGGCGTGCTGGCCAAATGGGATGTCGCCAAGACGCTGTCGCTGGCGGGCGAAGTGCAGGACGCCCTGCGCTCGGCCAACTGGAAGAAACGCCTGCAGAAGATGTACGGCAACGAACCCGTGCACTGGAAGGACGGCTTCGAGGGCGCCAAGCGCCTGCGCGTCATCATCAACGCGCTCACCCGCATGCGGCTGTGCACGGCCAAGGGACTGATGGACTTCACCGCCAAGGCCCTGCCGGGCGATCCGCCGCCCGGCCTCATGCCGTGGTTCGACGTGCCCAAGCGCGCCACCCGCGACGTAACCGTGGTGTTCGGCCACTGGTCGACGCTGGGCCTGCTGCTGCGCGACGATGTGATCTGCCTGGACTCAGGCTGCGTCTGGGGCGGCCAGCTGACCGCCGTGCGCCTGCAGGACCGCCGCGTCGTGCAGGTGAAGTGCTCGCAATTCCAGGATCCGGGCAAGGACTGA
- the ruvX gene encoding Holliday junction resolvase RuvX translates to MPEPVPEKPLPSVGQGTGVTVLDLAAPPGAGADETLLAFDFGTRKLGVALGNTVTRRAGALEIILAPTRDGRFARIAQLLADWQPQRLVVGLALTSAGTEQHASLQGRRFANQLHGRFGLPVVLVDERGSSMEAQAQLGTHAPEDAVAAAIILQRYLDAIR, encoded by the coding sequence ATGCCTGAGCCGGTCCCGGAAAAACCGCTGCCTTCGGTGGGGCAGGGCACGGGCGTCACCGTGCTCGACCTTGCCGCTCCCCCGGGCGCTGGCGCCGACGAGACGCTGCTGGCCTTCGATTTCGGCACGCGCAAGCTGGGCGTGGCCCTGGGCAATACCGTCACGCGCCGTGCGGGCGCCCTGGAAATCATCCTGGCCCCCACCCGCGATGGCCGCTTCGCCCGGATCGCGCAACTGCTGGCCGACTGGCAGCCGCAACGGCTGGTGGTCGGCCTGGCGCTGACCTCGGCGGGCACGGAGCAGCACGCCAGCCTGCAGGGCCGGCGCTTCGCCAACCAGTTGCATGGGCGCTTCGGCCTGCCGGTCGTCCTGGTCGACGAGCGGGGCTCCAGCATGGAGGCACAGGCGCAGTTGGGCACCCACGCGCCCGAGGACGCCGTCGCAGCGGCTATTATTCTGCAAAGATATCTGGATGCGATCCGTTAG
- the argE gene encoding acetylornithine deacetylase encodes MTSPLPSDSLALLRELIAFPSVTLTPNAALMDRVQAILDTAGIPSTRVPDPQDPSRCNLYASVGPQGLPGILLSGHTDVVPVEGQPWTVAPFAATEREGRVYGRGAADMKGFVACAVMAMVLAARQPLKRPLQLALSFDEEIGCVGVRHLLHALKDLQPQPSLCVVGEPTLMKIGTGHKGKAAYRARCRGQAGHSGLAPHYVNAIHTAADLVAALREVQQDLAAHGPREAGYAVPYSTVHAGTIRGGTALNIVPADCDVDFEIRNIALDEPAEILARIVARTQARMRDAQALPAAQAPDIQLVNAYPGLSVPDDAPSVRLLASFLPPDTPRTKVAFGTEGGLFGRQWRQTAVLVCGPGSIEVAHKADEYVEISQIEACDRMLANLAKHLCA; translated from the coding sequence ATGACGTCTCCCCTCCCTTCCGACAGCCTCGCGCTGCTGCGCGAACTGATCGCCTTCCCTTCGGTCACCCTCACGCCCAACGCCGCACTGATGGACCGTGTCCAGGCGATCCTGGACACGGCCGGCATCCCCTCGACACGGGTCCCCGACCCGCAGGATCCCTCGCGCTGCAACCTGTACGCCAGCGTCGGCCCCCAGGGCCTGCCGGGCATCCTGCTGTCGGGACATACCGACGTGGTGCCGGTCGAGGGCCAGCCCTGGACCGTGGCGCCCTTCGCGGCGACCGAGCGCGAGGGGCGTGTCTATGGCCGGGGCGCCGCGGACATGAAAGGCTTCGTGGCCTGCGCCGTCATGGCCATGGTCCTTGCGGCGCGGCAGCCGCTCAAGCGCCCCTTGCAACTCGCGCTGTCCTTCGACGAGGAAATCGGCTGCGTGGGCGTCCGGCACCTGCTGCATGCGCTGAAGGACCTGCAACCCCAGCCCTCCCTCTGCGTGGTCGGCGAGCCCACCCTCATGAAAATCGGGACGGGCCACAAGGGCAAGGCTGCCTATCGGGCCCGCTGCCGCGGCCAGGCCGGCCACTCGGGCCTGGCGCCCCACTACGTCAACGCCATCCACACGGCGGCCGATCTCGTGGCCGCGCTGCGGGAGGTGCAACAGGACCTGGCGGCCCACGGGCCGCGCGAGGCAGGCTACGCCGTCCCCTACTCGACCGTGCACGCCGGGACGATCCGGGGCGGCACCGCCCTGAACATCGTGCCGGCCGACTGCGACGTGGATTTCGAAATTCGTAACATCGCTCTGGACGAACCCGCCGAGATCCTTGCCCGGATCGTGGCGCGCACCCAGGCGCGGATGCGCGACGCCCAGGCGCTGCCCGCGGCACAGGCACCCGATATCCAGCTCGTCAACGCCTATCCCGGCCTGTCCGTCCCCGACGACGCGCCGAGCGTGCGGCTGCTGGCCTCCTTCCTGCCGCCGGACACGCCCCGCACCAAGGTGGCATTCGGAACGGAAGGCGGCCTCTTCGGCCGGCAATGGCGGCAGACCGCCGTGCTGGTCTGCGGCCCGGGCAGCATCGAAGTGGCCCACAAAGCCGACGAATATGTGGAGATATCGCAGATCGAGGCCTGCGACCGGATGCTCGCCAACTTGGCAAAACACCTATGCGCCTAG
- the lptG gene encoding LPS export ABC transporter permease LptG — protein sequence MRTARRYLAREIYRSCTVVLLALLGLFTFFALVDELDGLGGNFTLLSLLYLQALALPTRLYDLLPIGLLIGAILALAGLAQRNELVILRVSGVSGLRLMGMLWLVTLPVMVLALLLSEVATPAAELRSGEANLLLRGKAGGGRMASGYWFKEPVAGGGSRILNVKNLLANGGVGDVTLYEFENAQTLRAFSTAKTGRFEDGKLILEDIGENTIASDATDRFKDAAAPQKPLLASRRLESRTLDTTLTPERLLARVLTPERMSLFSLWDYIDYLHANNLQTDRQVVAVWRKLVYPFTLLVMMTIAAPISFMQTRRGGVGAKVFIGILLGVGFFMLNQLALNVGMLGRWPPWVTALVPNAAALTLALGSLWVMESRHTLANLSQHRWPWRKSSV from the coding sequence ATGCGTACAGCCCGTCGCTACCTGGCACGCGAAATCTATCGTTCCTGCACGGTCGTGCTGCTGGCCCTGCTCGGCCTCTTCACGTTCTTCGCGCTGGTCGATGAGCTGGACGGCCTGGGCGGCAACTTCACGTTGCTCTCGCTGCTTTACCTGCAGGCGCTGGCCCTGCCGACGCGCCTCTACGACCTGCTGCCCATCGGCCTGCTGATCGGCGCCATCCTGGCCCTGGCAGGCCTGGCACAACGCAACGAGCTGGTGATCCTGCGCGTGTCCGGCGTCAGCGGCCTGCGTCTCATGGGCATGCTGTGGCTCGTGACCCTGCCCGTGATGGTCCTGGCGCTGCTGCTCTCCGAGGTCGCCACGCCCGCGGCGGAACTGCGCTCGGGCGAAGCCAACCTGCTGCTGCGCGGCAAAGCCGGCGGCGGCCGCATGGCCAGCGGCTACTGGTTCAAGGAGCCGGTGGCCGGTGGCGGCTCGCGCATCCTGAACGTGAAGAACCTGCTGGCCAACGGCGGCGTGGGCGACGTCACGCTCTACGAATTCGAGAATGCCCAGACCTTGCGCGCGTTCTCGACCGCCAAGACGGGCCGCTTCGAGGACGGCAAGCTGATCCTGGAAGACATCGGCGAGAACACCATTGCCAGCGATGCGACGGACCGTTTCAAGGATGCCGCCGCGCCCCAGAAACCGCTGCTGGCCAGCCGTCGCCTGGAAAGCCGCACCCTCGACACCACCCTGACACCCGAACGCCTGCTGGCCCGCGTGCTGACGCCCGAGCGCATGTCGCTCTTCAGCCTGTGGGACTACATCGACTATCTCCACGCCAACAACCTCCAGACGGACCGCCAGGTCGTGGCGGTCTGGCGCAAGCTCGTCTACCCCTTCACGCTGCTGGTCATGATGACCATCGCCGCCCCGATCAGCTTCATGCAGACGCGGCGCGGGGGCGTCGGGGCCAAGGTTTTCATCGGCATCCTGCTGGGGGTCGGTTTCTTCATGCTCAACCAACTGGCGCTGAACGTCGGCATGCTGGGGCGCTGGCCGCCCTGGGTGACCGCGCTCGTGCCCAACGCCGCCGCGCTGACGCTGGCGCTGGGGTCGCTGTGGGTCATGGAAAGCCGGCATACCCTGGCGAACCTGTCCCAGCACCGATGGCCCTGGAGAAAATCTAGCGTATGA
- the thiD gene encoding bifunctional hydroxymethylpyrimidine kinase/phosphomethylpyrimidine kinase, which produces MAAIPTPPLVLLFGPVDPTGADGLPADAITCAALGAHGLASPTALTVQDSASIEDVVPLPPEQIDDQARCLLEDMAVQAIKVGTLYTPEAVSAVAQVAADYSHLPLVLHLGGQGLPVGDAAEQEDAEDVLGATFELLLPQADVVVVDHLLLLRWHAEGFLETNEASDAYLALLSAGADWVLTLGHALQAGHRNSLLSGPDQQTASWPWQAPPERTGDTGGALAAALAVWLAHGLTVPQAAERAIAYADAALGSAFRPGMGRHIANRMIRL; this is translated from the coding sequence GTGGCCGCCATTCCGACTCCCCCCCTCGTCCTGCTCTTCGGCCCGGTCGACCCGACCGGCGCCGACGGCCTGCCCGCCGATGCCATCACCTGCGCGGCGCTGGGCGCCCACGGGCTGGCCTCTCCCACCGCGCTGACGGTGCAGGACAGCGCCAGCATCGAAGACGTCGTACCCCTGCCCCCCGAGCAGATCGACGACCAGGCCCGCTGCCTGCTCGAGGACATGGCCGTGCAGGCCATCAAGGTGGGCACGCTCTATACCCCCGAGGCCGTCAGCGCCGTGGCCCAGGTGGCCGCCGACTACAGCCACCTGCCGCTGGTGCTGCACCTGGGCGGCCAGGGCCTGCCCGTGGGCGACGCCGCCGAGCAGGAAGACGCCGAGGACGTGCTGGGCGCGACCTTCGAGCTGCTGCTGCCGCAAGCCGACGTGGTCGTGGTCGACCACCTCCTGCTCCTGCGCTGGCACGCCGAGGGTTTCCTGGAAACCAACGAAGCCTCGGATGCCTACCTGGCGCTGCTGTCCGCCGGGGCCGACTGGGTGCTGACGCTGGGCCATGCCCTGCAGGCGGGACACCGCAACAGCCTCTTGTCCGGCCCCGACCAGCAGACGGCCTCGTGGCCCTGGCAGGCCCCGCCCGAGCGCACCGGCGACACCGGCGGCGCGCTGGCCGCGGCGCTGGCCGTCTGGCTGGCGCACGGCCTGACGGTGCCCCAGGCCGCAGAACGCGCCATTGCCTACGCGGACGCCGCGCTGGGCAGTGCCTTCCGGCCCGGCATGGGCCGCCACATCGCCAACAGGATGATCCGCCTATGA
- a CDS encoding lysophospholipid acyltransferase family protein yields the protein MSLLRYVLRLTIALALVLLGLLIIATAFPFMSVRAKAIANRKWSRTLMAACGVKILVRGEPVLQAPVLWVANHVSWLDIYVLNSVRATAFVAKAEIRKWPIIGWLVAGAGTVFIERGQRHAVHAVSEAMRLRFDRGEAVGLFPEGTTSPGYDVRPFHPSLFEPARHLDVAIQPVALCFMHEGRRSDFAAFVGEESLMGNAWRVLRSRSVVIEAVFLPPLVRQNDAGEVCTRVALATRAHAMVRDEVRRGVDETMDPAAG from the coding sequence GTGAGTCTCCTCCGTTATGTCTTGCGGCTGACGATCGCACTGGCGCTGGTCCTGCTGGGCCTCTTGATCATCGCCACGGCATTTCCGTTCATGAGCGTGCGTGCCAAGGCCATCGCCAACCGCAAGTGGTCCCGCACGCTGATGGCGGCTTGCGGCGTCAAGATCCTGGTACGCGGCGAGCCGGTGCTGCAGGCGCCGGTGCTGTGGGTGGCCAACCATGTCTCGTGGCTGGACATCTACGTGCTGAACAGCGTGCGGGCAACCGCCTTCGTCGCCAAGGCCGAGATCCGCAAATGGCCGATCATCGGCTGGCTGGTGGCGGGCGCGGGCACGGTCTTCATCGAGCGTGGCCAGCGCCACGCGGTGCATGCGGTCAGCGAGGCCATGCGCCTGCGTTTCGACCGCGGCGAAGCCGTGGGCCTCTTCCCGGAAGGCACGACTTCGCCGGGCTATGACGTGCGTCCCTTCCATCCCAGTCTCTTCGAGCCGGCCCGCCATCTCGATGTCGCCATCCAGCCGGTCGCGCTGTGCTTCATGCACGAGGGACGGCGCAGCGATTTCGCGGCCTTCGTCGGCGAGGAGAGCCTGATGGGCAATGCGTGGCGCGTGCTGCGCAGCCGCAGCGTCGTGATCGAGGCCGTGTTCCTGCCGCCCCTGGTGCGGCAGAACGACGCAGGCGAGGTCTGTACCCGCGTGGCGCTTGCCACGCGTGCGCACGCCATGGTGCGCGACGAAGTGCGCAGGGGCGTGGACGAGACGATGGACCCCGCGGCGGGCTGA